One Brachyspira pilosicoli P43/6/78 genomic window carries:
- a CDS encoding flavodoxin family protein, producing the protein MSKKVLIISSSPRRGGNSDTLCDEFLKGAKEAGHNGEKIFLKDKKINYCEDCGTCYKNNKPCVQKDDMKDILDKMLEADVIVMATPVYFYTMNAQMKTFIDRCVTKYLEIKNKDFYFIATAATEDEKEMVRTIDGFRGFLDCLEDVREKGIILAHSVWNKGEINDKKFMQDAYNMGLNV; encoded by the coding sequence AGCCCAAGAAGAGGAGGCAATTCTGATACATTATGCGATGAGTTTTTGAAAGGTGCTAAAGAAGCTGGACATAATGGAGAAAAGATATTTTTAAAAGACAAAAAAATTAATTACTGCGAAGACTGCGGAACTTGCTACAAAAATAATAAGCCTTGCGTACAAAAAGATGATATGAAAGACATTTTAGACAAAATGCTTGAGGCTGATGTAATAGTAATGGCTACACCTGTTTACTTTTATACAATGAATGCCCAGATGAAAACTTTTATAGACAGATGCGTTACTAAATATTTAGAGATTAAAAACAAAGATTTTTATTTTATTGCGACTGCTGCTACTGAAGATGAAAAAGAAATGGTTAGAACTATTGACGGCTTTAGAGGATTTTTGGATTGTTTAGAAGATGTGAGAGAGAAAGGAATTATATTAGCACATAGTGTTTGGAATAAAGGCGAAATTAATGATAAAAAATTTATGCAAGATGCATACAATATGGGTTTAAATGTCTGA